GGAATAGGAAACGAACAGCACCACATCCTCCGGGGTCATCAGGCTGGCCGTGATCAGCTGCATATGGCTGTCGCCTGCCGTGCGGAACTTGGTGGAGAAGCAGGCAAAGCGGGCGCAGATATCATTTGCAATATACATGCTGCCGCCCTGACCAAGGCAGTACACCTGCCGGGCCTTGTGCATCAGCTCCGAAGCCTTGTCCACCGCCTCCGGCGAAAGATTGTTCTGGGTGCCGTTGATGGTAGTCATCAGCAAGGCGCTGGCGTGCTCGCACAAAGTTGCCGTGTCGGCATCCGGCTCCGGCACATGCTGGTTGACCAGTGCACCGGTGGCGTTGGCCTGCGCCAGCGCAATGCGCATTTCATGATAGCCCTCAAACCCCAGCGCCCGGCAGAAGCGGAACACCGTTGCCTCTGCCACACAGCACTCCTTTGCCAGCGAGGAGATGGACAGATACTGTGCCTCTGCCGCGTGCTGCACAAGATAGTCCGCCACGGTGCGGCCCGATTTTGTCAGGTCGCCCTGATGCTGCTGCAGCAGCTCCCAAAAATTCGTTGCCATTTTTCTTTTTCCTCTTTTCCGGCGCAGCAGTCCACCGACCCGGATCAGCTGCCGACCGTTTCATTCACCTTTATAAAAAGTATAAAAGAATCGTCCCCGCTTCGCAAGAGACGCATTGCCCACATTTTGGCCCGCAGTTCTGTGCAGAGCACACAGTTTTGGCGGAAAAACTGGCCATTTTGTGAAAATATCTTTCAATTTTACATTTTTGTTTAGAAAAACATTTTCACTATCGTTTTGGTGGGTTTGTACCATTTTGTAATAGTTTCAGAAGAGTAAAGCAAGATTTTCTTTGCATTTCAACATATATCCCACACTTTTGTGCACAATGCACACTGTCATTCTGAAAATTTATGAAAACCATGAATGGACAAAATGAAAATATTTTTCTATAATGGAGCCATCAAGAGCGGCCGCTGGCACGGCAGGCCGCCAACAACGTGAAGCATCTTGAATGCGAAGGAGAAACTACTATGAAAAACTGCATTTCCCGCCGTTCGTTCCTGAAGGCCGCTGGCATTCTGGGCGCAGCCGGCGCTCTGGCCGCATGCGGCGGCTCTTCTGCAAGCACCAGCACTGCTGCTTCCACCGCAGGTTCTACTGCTGCAAGCGCAGCTGCTTCTTCCACCAGCATCAAGCTGTGGACATACCCCATCGGCGGCTGGGGCAATGACGACACTGTTCAGGGTCTGGTTTCCAGCTTCAACGCAAAGTATCCTGACATCAAGGTCACTGTGGAGTATCTGGACTACACCAACGGCGACGATCAGGTGAACACCGCCATCGAGGGCGGCAGCGCACCTGATCTGATCATGGAAGGTCCCGAGCGTCTGGTTGCAAACTGGGGCGCAAAGGGCGTTATGGCTCCGCTGAACGACCTGTGGACCGATGATGCCAAGAAGGACATCTACGAGTCCGTTGAGTCCGCCTGCAAGGACACTGCCGGCAACTACTACGAGTATCCCCTGTGCATGACCGCACACTGCATGGCCGTGAACATGACCAAGGTCAAGGAAGTGGGCGCTGACCAGTACATTGATACCGACAAGCACACCTGGAGCACCGACGGCTTCCTGAAGACCGTTGACGCCCTGTACAACGGCGGTTACGAGAACGTTGCAGCCATCTACTGCGCAGGTCAGGGCGGCGACCAGGGCACCCGCGCGATCATCAACAACATGTACGGCGGCACCTTTACCGATGCAGCCCACACCAAGTACACTGCCGACTCCGCCGAGAACATCAAGGCGATCCAGACCCTGCACGACACCAAGGGCATCAACTTTGACGCTTCCATCGCAGGCGGCGACGAGATCACCCTGTTCCGCAACGGCACCCTGCAGATGGCATTCTGCTGGAACATTGCACAGCAGGCCAACAGCGACAACAACGCCGCCGGTCTGACCAACGATGGCGACGAGATCTTCCCCATGGCCTTCCCCACCGACAGCGGCGACCCGAAGCTG
Above is a genomic segment from Faecalibacterium taiwanense containing:
- a CDS encoding MurR/RpiR family transcriptional regulator; the protein is MATNFWELLQQHQGDLTKSGRTVADYLVQHAAEAQYLSISSLAKECCVAEATVFRFCRALGFEGYHEMRIALAQANATGALVNQHVPEPDADTATLCEHASALLMTTINGTQNNLSPEAVDKASELMHKARQVYCLGQGGSMYIANDICARFACFSTKFRTAGDSHMQLITASLMTPEDVVLFVSYSGATRDMLETLRAAKAAGAKIILLTHYEDSPGAKLADIVLLCGAQESPLDSGNIPVKVALLYVAEVLVLRYTMDDPENANAAQDRTSEALAVKML
- a CDS encoding ABC transporter substrate-binding protein; the encoded protein is MKNCISRRSFLKAAGILGAAGALAACGGSSASTSTAASTAGSTAASAAASSTSIKLWTYPIGGWGNDDTVQGLVSSFNAKYPDIKVTVEYLDYTNGDDQVNTAIEGGSAPDLIMEGPERLVANWGAKGVMAPLNDLWTDDAKKDIYESVESACKDTAGNYYEYPLCMTAHCMAVNMTKVKEVGADQYIDTDKHTWSTDGFLKTVDALYNGGYENVAAIYCAGQGGDQGTRAIINNMYGGTFTDAAHTKYTADSAENIKAIQTLHDTKGINFDASIAGGDEITLFRNGTLQMAFCWNIAQQANSDNNAAGLTNDGDEIFPMAFPTDSGDPKLCGGIWGFGIFDNGDEAKIEAARTFIDFIAADPDQVKDSVLASTYFPVRTSVGDIYADNEIMSEYSKFMAYLGDYYQITPGWATARTEWWNMLQRVGSGEDVETAVKTFVDNANAAAQA